Proteins found in one Candidatus Eisenbacteria bacterium genomic segment:
- a CDS encoding zinc-binding dehydrogenase, producing the protein MPRTTRAIVQTGPRQLELRELPLPEIDDESALLRIEACGICGSDAEQYTGTIPVQYPVVPGHEPLGVIERIGDRAAKRWGVDVGDRVAVETPIPCGRCRACVAGRYNLCRGRGGMFAHGYVPVTHPPGVWGAYADFMYLDPFSLVHEMRKDLPASTAVMFNPLGAGFRWAVELPDTGPGDTVLVLGPGQRGLASVVAARAAGADAIIVTGLTRDAAKLALARELGADHVIDVECEDANRRVKELTGGRGADVVVEVSANSPVPVAEALHYAAFGGRIVLAGVKGFKAVPDFVSDLIVVKELRLMGAFGVMSSGYEAAIRLIEAGRIPVEKMHTHDFALEEAEHAIRLLAGEIPGEQSIHSCLLPDRRASAAA; encoded by the coding sequence CTCCTGCGCATCGAGGCGTGCGGCATCTGCGGGAGCGACGCCGAGCAGTACACGGGCACGATCCCCGTGCAGTATCCGGTCGTCCCCGGCCACGAGCCGCTCGGCGTGATCGAGCGCATCGGCGACCGCGCGGCCAAGCGCTGGGGCGTCGACGTCGGCGATCGCGTCGCGGTCGAGACCCCGATCCCGTGCGGGCGCTGCCGCGCGTGCGTCGCGGGGCGCTACAATCTCTGTCGCGGTCGCGGCGGCATGTTCGCGCATGGCTACGTGCCGGTGACGCACCCGCCCGGCGTGTGGGGCGCGTACGCGGACTTCATGTACCTGGATCCGTTCTCGCTGGTGCACGAGATGCGGAAGGATCTCCCCGCCTCGACCGCGGTCATGTTCAACCCGCTCGGCGCGGGATTCCGCTGGGCGGTCGAGCTGCCCGACACGGGCCCCGGCGACACGGTCCTCGTGCTCGGCCCCGGCCAGCGCGGTCTCGCGAGCGTCGTCGCGGCGCGCGCGGCGGGCGCCGACGCCATCATCGTGACGGGGCTCACGCGCGACGCCGCGAAGCTCGCCCTCGCGCGCGAGCTCGGCGCCGACCACGTGATCGACGTCGAGTGCGAGGACGCGAACCGCCGCGTGAAGGAGCTGACGGGCGGACGCGGCGCCGACGTGGTCGTCGAGGTGTCGGCCAACTCGCCGGTGCCGGTGGCGGAAGCGCTCCACTACGCCGCCTTCGGCGGCCGCATCGTGCTCGCCGGCGTGAAGGGCTTCAAGGCCGTCCCGGACTTCGTGAGCGATCTCATCGTCGTGAAGGAGCTGCGCCTCATGGGCGCCTTCGGCGTGATGTCGTCGGGCTACGAGGCGGCGATCCGGCTGATCGAGGCCGGCCGCATCCCGGTCGAGAAGATGCACACGCACGACTTCGCACTCGAGGAGGCCGAGCACGCGATCCGTCTCCTCGCGGGGGAGATCCCGGGCGAGCAGAGCATTCATTCGTGCCTGCTGCCCGATCGCCGCGCGAGCGCGGCGGCGTAG
- a CDS encoding amidohydrolase family protein, producing the protein MEPLLPFPVAPVSNGEWCPLPITEIQRLAARRIVEETARRARRLGMTRARFLRTAAGTATAFMVLSEVWGRDTWGDAAVLPVRREHCDDPAAGRELLDRKYFVMDVQTHHVDLNLPNPEQWCGLRFLETQLSCAERAQHLGQLNFVKELFVDSETDVGVISGVPAGILLGPDGMAATRDFVNGLAGSERALSQVVCDPTFPASAPTSIANIERQVKELGGKALKCYTYSGAWWLDSDVGSRMIDEARRHGIRLVNVHKGLPNQLVQHSEEYVRTTDIPGAVRQFPDMKFCAYHSGYFQTAAENSEFLSILAQMSKKERRRVYAEIGSSFAITLLFGGPDGAAHFIGRLLKILGPRNILWGTDAIWWGSPQFLIDAFKTMQIPGDLREKYGYPQLTEKVKRRILGLNAAKLYGVDPRERRCTLAADRLAQVQAEQGGHRAGRTFRTYGPRTRREFLAFWRREQAARG; encoded by the coding sequence CGCGGCGCGCCAGGCGTCTCGGCATGACCCGCGCACGGTTCCTGCGTACGGCGGCGGGGACGGCGACGGCGTTCATGGTCCTCTCCGAGGTCTGGGGCCGCGACACCTGGGGCGACGCCGCCGTCCTGCCCGTCCGTCGCGAGCACTGTGACGATCCCGCGGCGGGACGAGAGCTCCTCGACCGGAAGTACTTCGTGATGGACGTGCAGACGCATCACGTCGACCTGAACCTCCCGAACCCCGAGCAGTGGTGCGGCCTGCGCTTCCTCGAGACGCAGCTCTCGTGCGCCGAGCGGGCGCAGCACCTGGGGCAGCTCAACTTCGTGAAGGAGCTCTTCGTCGACAGCGAGACCGACGTCGGCGTGATCAGCGGCGTTCCCGCCGGCATCCTGCTCGGGCCCGACGGCATGGCCGCGACGCGCGACTTCGTGAACGGGCTCGCGGGCTCCGAGCGGGCGCTGTCGCAGGTCGTCTGCGATCCCACGTTCCCCGCGAGCGCGCCCACGTCGATCGCGAACATCGAGCGGCAGGTGAAGGAGCTCGGTGGCAAGGCGCTCAAGTGCTACACGTACAGCGGCGCCTGGTGGCTCGACTCGGACGTCGGCTCCCGCATGATCGACGAGGCGCGCCGCCACGGCATCCGCCTCGTGAACGTGCACAAGGGCCTGCCGAACCAGCTCGTGCAGCACAGCGAAGAGTACGTGCGGACGACCGATATCCCCGGCGCCGTACGGCAGTTCCCCGACATGAAGTTCTGCGCCTATCACTCCGGGTACTTCCAGACCGCCGCCGAGAACAGCGAGTTCCTCTCGATCCTGGCGCAGATGTCGAAGAAGGAGCGCCGCCGCGTCTACGCCGAGATCGGCAGCTCGTTCGCCATCACGCTCCTCTTCGGCGGTCCGGACGGCGCCGCGCACTTCATCGGCCGGTTGCTGAAGATCCTCGGGCCGCGCAACATCCTGTGGGGCACCGATGCCATCTGGTGGGGCTCGCCGCAGTTCCTGATCGACGCCTTCAAGACGATGCAGATCCCGGGCGATCTGCGCGAGAAGTACGGCTACCCGCAGCTGACGGAGAAGGTGAAACGCCGCATCCTCGGTCTCAACGCGGCGAAGCTCTACGGCGTCGACCCGCGCGAGCGACGCTGCACGCTCGCGGCCGATCGTCTGGCGCAGGTGCAGGCCGAGCAGGGCGGTCACCGCGCCGGCCGCACGTTCCGGACCTACGGGCCACGGACGCGCCGCGAGTTCCTCGCCTTCTGGCGCCGCGAGCAGGCGGCGCGCGGGTAG